In Passer domesticus isolate bPasDom1 chromosome 32, bPasDom1.hap1, whole genome shotgun sequence, the following are encoded in one genomic region:
- the LOC135288355 gene encoding claw keratin-like, whose product MSSYGQLLSARCASPCEVTCAQPYVDACSEPCIASCGDSRAIVYAPPVVVTFPGPIISSCPTESIVGSSIPEIGGGMGSGGGGMGSGGGGMGSGGGMGSGGGGMGGGSSCGGMGGGSSCGGGMSRLGSLYRGSYFSGYGRNYYPYFSRGYYRYRYGNYGPF is encoded by the exons ATGTCCTCCTATGGCCAACTGCTCAGCGCCCGCTGCGCTTCACCCTGCGAGGTGACGTGCGCCCAGCCCTACGTCGACGCCTGCAGCGAGCCTTGCATCGCCTCCTGCGGAGACTCCCGAGCCATTGTCTATGCCCCACCTGTGGTCGTGACATTCCCAGGACCCATCATCAGCTCCTGCCCCACGGAGAGCATCGTTGGGTCGTCCATCCCTGAAATTGGCGGGGGAATGGGGTCTGgagggggtgggatggggtcTGGAGGTGGTGGGATGGGGTCTGGAGGAGGGATGGGGTCTGGAG gaggaggaatgggaGGGGGCTCCTCCTGCGGGGGAATGGGAGGGGGCTCATCCTGCGGAGGCGGGATGTCACGGCTTGGAAGTCTCTACCGCGGCTCCTATTTCTCAGGCTATGGTAGGAATTATTATCCCTATTTTTCCCGAGGGTACTACAGGTATCGCTATGGGAACTACGGGCCTTTTTAA
- the LOC135288047 gene encoding scale keratin-like yields the protein MNCISSRCLPGCEVACPEPCAYSRGLGPCVASCGDSTALVYAPPVWITFPGPILSSCPQESIVASSMPQPSGGSSYGSGMGGYSGGLSRIGGSYGSGGSYGSGGSYGSGGSYSSGGSYGSGGSYGSGSSSGGVSGRLGSSGCGGSSSGGCYLRKFYTSSSRGSRLGN from the coding sequence ATGAACTGCATCAGCTCCCGGTGCCTGCCCGGCTGCGAGGTGGCATGCCCTGAGCCCTGTGCCTACAGCAGAGGCCTTGGCCCCTGCGTGGCCTCGTGTGGGGACTCCACGGCCCTCGTCTACGCCCCACCCGTGTGGATCACCTTCCCTGGCCCCATCCTGAGCTCCTGCCCCCAAGAAAGCATCGTGGCATCATCCATGCCCCAGCCCTCCGGTGGTTCCTCGTATGGCTCAGGGATGGGAGGCTACTCTGGTGGCCTGTCCAGAATTGGGGGTTCCTATGGATCTGGGGGCTCCTATGGATCTGGGGGTTCCTATGGATCTGGGGGCTCCTATAGCTCTGGGGGCTCCTATGGATCTGGGGGCTCCTATGGATCTGGGAGCTCTTCTGGGGGTGTGTCAGGGAGGTTGGGCTCCTCTGGATGTGGGGGCTCCTCCTCGGGGGGCTGCTACCTCAGGAAGTTCTACACCAGCAGCAGCCGTGGATCCCGcctgggaaactga
- the LOC135288046 gene encoding scale keratin-like has product MMSNVGSECLPACEVACSQPCAYSRSLEPCVASCGDSKAVVFPPPVVLTFPGPTISTCSQESVVGASQPMVLGAPIPSISDEPYGVGSSFGAGSMMGAGPSFGSGGSFGYGGSSGARGSFGYGGYGMQNSRGSCGYGGALGAKGSFGSGGAFGYGGSLGAGGSCYSRRSRSSRGGSCMGSWGSS; this is encoded by the coding sequence ATGATGTCAAACGTCGGCTCCGAGTGCCTGCCAGCCTGCGAGGTGGCctgttcccagccctgtgcctacagcaggagcctggagccctgCGTTGCCTCCTGTGGAGATTCCAAAGCTGTGGTGTTCCCTCCTCCCGTGGTCCTCACCTTCCCGGGCCCCACCATCAGCACCTGCTCCCAGGAGAGCGTGGTGGGAGCGTCCCAACCCATGGTTCTGGGTGCTCCCATCCCAAGCATCTCCGATGAGCCCTATGGGGTGGGGAGCTcctttggggctgggagcatGATGGGAGCAGGACCCTCCTTTGGATCCGGGGGCTCCTTTGGCTACGGGGGCTCCTCGGGGGCCAGGGGTTCCTTTGGATATGGGGGTTATGGAATGCAGAATTCCCGCGGGTCCTGTGGCTATGGGGGCGCCCTGGGGGCGAAGGGTTCCtttgggtctgggggtgccTTTGGCTACGGAGGCTCCCTGGGAGCGGGGGGCTCCTGCTACAGCCGGAGGTCCCGCAGCAGCCGTGGCGGATCCTgcatggggagctggggctcctcCTAA
- the LOC135288048 gene encoding keratin, type I cytoskeletal 9-like produces the protein MVSSGCSSPCEVSCPQPYADAWSQPCVTSCGDSRAVVYPPPVVITFPGPILSSCPQESIVGTSFPSGAMGSSGSGGAIGGSYGGGSGSLGGIGGSIGGGSMGGSYGGSSTGGIGGSYGGGSMGGIGGSYGGGSMGGSYGGSRSFGSGGSYGGSRSFGSGGSYGGSRSFGGRGSFGSSGGGFGGSCGGGSSFGGGSCGGGSYGGGSYSSRRFGGGNCGFFYF, from the coding sequence ATGGTGAGCAGTGGCTGCTCGTCCCCGTGCGAGgtgtcctgtccccagccctacGCGGACGCCTGGAGCCAGCCCTGTGTCACCTCCTGCGGGGACTCGCGGGCCGTGGTCTACCCTCCGCCTGTGGTCATCACCTTCCCGGggcccatcctcagctcctgtccccaggagAGCATCGTGGGCACCTCCTTCCCGTCGGGGGCCATGGGATCTTCTGGGTCCGGGGGCGCCATTGGGGGATCCTACGGAGGGGGCAGCGGCTCCCTGGGGGGAATTGGGGGATCCATTGGAGGGGGTTCCATGGGGGGATCCTACGGAGGCAGTTCCACAGGAGGAATTGGGGGATCCTACGGAGGCGGTTCCATGGGGGGAATTGGGGGATCCTACGGAGGTGGTTCCATGGGTGGATCCTATGGAGGGAGCAGATCCTTTGGCTCCGGGGGCTCCTATGGAGGGAGCAGATCCTTTGGCTCCGGGGGCTCCTATGGAGGGAGCAGATCCTTTGGGGGCAGAGGATCCTTTGGCTCCTCAGGAGGGGGCTTCGGGGGCTCCTGTGGTGGGGGCAGCTCCTTTGGGGGCGGCTCCTGTGGAGGGGGATCCTACGGAGGGGGCAGCTACAGCTCCAGGAGGTTTGGAGGAGGAAACTGTGgcttcttttatttctga